A stretch of the Arthrobacter sp. PAMC 25486 genome encodes the following:
- a CDS encoding type ISP restriction/modification enzyme: MTDGVHAPQYTDVWLWSEWPDRPSNFSNPDNGIDLVAARADGGLTAIQAKFYAPGAKIQKHHIDSFLSASSKKPFTHAVVVDTTEGEWSANATEMLDGRYVPVQRVGLSDFRHSNIDWATYDLERPEELKVFDKKTLRTHQHEAVEATLKGFTTSDRGKLIMACGTGKTFTALRLAERFAEDLGHAWILVMVPSLALISQTLKEWSDEADQPMQAYAVCSDTKVGRSKDTDMTDVAIHDLQIPATTDGRRIIEAMGTRTMDEGMTVVFSTYQSIEAVRDAQQAGLPDFDLVICDEAHRTTGATLVDGDQSNFVKIHDNSIISANKRVYMTATPRIFNDDTKDAAKERDAELCSMDDLEIFGPVFYRIGFGEAVTKGLLTDYKVLVLGVDEHQVAGTFQDQLADSNSELNIDDIAKLVGVWNGLAKRRAGEFQDGFGQDWQPMRRAVAFNRSIPASKKIEAEFQELVRVHLTDLANDDPTDDLRVEAKHVDGTFNAVRRGERLDWLQADPEVLLVDDRTAPRNADGSWPLKEQPTCRILTNARCLTEGVDVPSLDAVLFMNPRNSMVDVIQSVGRVMRNHIDPETGESKKFGYIVLPIAIPEGMSTSEALKDNARYKVVWQVLQALRAHDERMDAAINQMELSKKAPESIIVDKIDLAPKKKTPMIDGSATPEIEGDDQSTSPAGDQGTLTFPVEEWKESVYAKIVDKCGNRMYWADWSNDIASIAKKHIDLIDTLLADADSTHRAAFDEFVDGLRENLNPEIDEEQAVEMLAQHLVTKPVFDAMFADSNFTEHNPVSRSMQNILDQLGSNAAFERESKGLEKFYASVRLRVAKITDADAKQQIILELYDNFFKAAFPRVAERLGIVFTPVPLVDYILRSADAALRLEFGKSLSDEGVSILEPFVGTGTFVTRLLQIGLIKPADLHRKYTQELFANEIVLLSYYIAAINIETVYSEVAAAADVDDGYVPFDGIALTDTFQLNETDGQLEATGIFPENHARVVRQKNQGIRVIVMNPPYSTGQTSANDNNQNQKYPVLDASIADSYGASSTATNKNSLYDSYIRGIRWATNRIKDNGVIAFVSNGSFIDSNTADGIRKTLAEDFSRIFIYNLRGNQRTTGELSRREGGKVFGSGSRTPVAIAILIKNANHDGPADIQYRDIGDYLTREQKLDILENERSLEGTAWDSIEPNGSGDWVNHRDQNFVKLQPLGDKTKKSLAEVPPLFDNFSRGLATSRDAWCYSFSPESVEKNMKEMIANYEVQRLSESREPAMDPTKVSWNRGLLKDLSRDIEHSFVPDALRRCMYRPFTREFVYFERGMNDMVYQMPKIFPTIDLPNEGFYMTGIGAKKPFGILMTDAIPDLNLWGSEGGQYFPRYTYEPIPEGEFPMPAEGEEIIEDYIRRENIADATLSTYRSFYEDSSITKEDIFYYVYGLLHSPTYKETYKADLMKMLPRIPKVKDFWGFSTAGRALADLHLNYETVAPAELTEARRTEPPSDVEAQYDYCRVQKLSWGARKDRSRIVFNSNITLEDIPAETLDYQVNGKSAIEWIIDRYQVTTHKDSQIVNDPNDYCREVNDPRYVIDLIKRIVTVSVETNKIVAGLPALEIVE, translated from the coding sequence TTGACCGACGGCGTACACGCGCCCCAATACACCGATGTGTGGCTGTGGAGTGAATGGCCGGATCGGCCATCTAACTTCTCGAACCCGGACAACGGCATTGACCTCGTTGCTGCCCGGGCTGATGGCGGTCTTACTGCGATCCAGGCAAAGTTCTACGCACCGGGTGCCAAGATCCAGAAGCATCACATCGACTCGTTCCTGTCAGCCTCCTCCAAAAAGCCATTCACACACGCTGTTGTCGTGGACACTACCGAGGGTGAATGGTCCGCCAACGCAACCGAGATGCTAGATGGTCGATACGTTCCCGTTCAGCGTGTAGGGCTCTCCGACTTCCGGCACTCCAATATTGACTGGGCGACCTACGACTTAGAGCGACCCGAGGAACTGAAGGTCTTCGATAAGAAGACGTTGCGCACGCACCAGCATGAAGCCGTGGAGGCGACGCTCAAGGGCTTCACCACATCCGATCGCGGCAAGTTGATCATGGCCTGCGGTACCGGAAAGACGTTTACGGCGCTGAGATTGGCTGAGCGTTTCGCTGAAGATTTGGGCCACGCCTGGATCCTGGTTATGGTTCCGTCTCTCGCTCTGATTTCGCAGACGCTGAAGGAATGGTCAGACGAGGCCGACCAGCCCATGCAGGCCTATGCCGTTTGCTCAGACACCAAGGTCGGCAGGTCAAAGGACACTGATATGACCGATGTGGCTATCCATGACCTGCAGATTCCAGCCACAACTGACGGCAGGCGCATTATCGAGGCTATGGGCACCCGCACGATGGATGAGGGCATGACGGTCGTTTTTTCGACCTACCAGTCGATTGAAGCGGTCCGCGATGCCCAGCAGGCCGGCTTGCCTGACTTCGACTTGGTCATTTGCGATGAAGCACACAGAACTACCGGCGCCACCTTGGTTGATGGGGACCAGTCGAACTTCGTGAAGATACACGACAACTCCATCATTTCTGCCAACAAGCGCGTGTACATGACCGCGACTCCCCGCATCTTCAACGATGACACCAAGGACGCCGCGAAGGAACGGGACGCTGAGCTGTGTTCCATGGACGATCTGGAAATCTTTGGCCCGGTCTTCTACCGCATAGGCTTCGGTGAAGCCGTAACGAAGGGGCTGTTGACTGACTACAAGGTCCTGGTCCTCGGCGTCGATGAGCATCAGGTAGCGGGCACGTTTCAGGACCAGCTGGCCGACAGTAACAGTGAACTGAACATTGACGATATTGCCAAGCTCGTCGGCGTGTGGAACGGTTTGGCCAAGCGCCGCGCTGGTGAATTTCAGGATGGCTTCGGCCAGGACTGGCAGCCGATGCGCCGCGCTGTGGCGTTCAACCGGTCGATCCCTGCATCCAAGAAGATCGAAGCCGAATTCCAGGAGCTTGTTCGGGTTCATCTTACGGACCTGGCAAACGATGACCCTACCGATGATCTGCGTGTGGAAGCCAAACATGTCGACGGGACGTTCAATGCCGTTCGTCGAGGCGAGCGTCTCGACTGGCTGCAGGCCGACCCGGAGGTTCTCCTGGTTGACGACCGTACCGCTCCGCGAAATGCTGACGGGTCGTGGCCGCTGAAGGAGCAGCCGACCTGCCGGATCCTCACCAACGCACGCTGCCTGACCGAGGGGGTTGACGTTCCGTCGCTGGACGCCGTTCTGTTCATGAATCCCCGCAATTCCATGGTCGACGTCATCCAGTCTGTCGGGCGCGTGATGCGTAACCACATTGACCCAGAGACAGGCGAGTCGAAGAAGTTCGGCTACATCGTCTTGCCCATTGCCATACCCGAGGGCATGTCGACCTCGGAAGCGTTGAAGGACAATGCACGCTACAAAGTGGTGTGGCAGGTGCTGCAGGCTTTACGCGCCCATGATGAACGCATGGACGCTGCCATCAACCAGATGGAGCTCAGCAAGAAGGCTCCGGAATCGATCATCGTCGACAAGATCGATCTGGCTCCGAAGAAAAAGACTCCGATGATCGATGGTTCGGCAACGCCGGAGATAGAGGGAGACGACCAGAGTACCTCTCCGGCCGGCGACCAGGGGACCTTGACGTTCCCCGTTGAGGAGTGGAAGGAATCGGTCTACGCGAAAATTGTCGACAAATGCGGCAACCGCATGTACTGGGCCGACTGGTCGAACGACATCGCGTCGATCGCTAAGAAGCACATCGACCTGATCGATACTCTGCTGGCCGATGCGGATTCTACTCATCGTGCGGCTTTCGACGAGTTTGTTGACGGGCTGCGGGAGAACTTGAACCCTGAGATCGACGAAGAGCAGGCCGTGGAGATGCTGGCACAGCACCTGGTGACGAAACCAGTTTTTGACGCGATGTTCGCGGATTCCAACTTCACGGAGCACAACCCTGTCTCCAGGTCTATGCAGAACATACTGGACCAACTTGGATCCAATGCGGCCTTCGAGCGGGAGAGCAAGGGCCTCGAGAAGTTCTATGCCTCAGTTCGCCTCCGGGTTGCAAAAATTACTGATGCAGACGCCAAGCAGCAGATTATTCTGGAATTGTATGACAACTTCTTCAAGGCAGCCTTTCCCCGTGTTGCAGAGCGCCTAGGCATTGTGTTTACACCCGTGCCGCTGGTCGACTACATTCTGAGGTCGGCCGACGCGGCCCTGCGCCTCGAGTTCGGCAAGTCTCTCTCCGACGAAGGCGTCTCCATTCTGGAACCGTTCGTCGGAACAGGGACATTCGTGACACGATTGTTGCAGATCGGGTTGATCAAGCCAGCGGACTTGCACCGGAAATACACTCAGGAACTGTTCGCTAACGAGATCGTGCTGCTGAGCTACTACATCGCAGCCATCAACATTGAGACGGTGTACTCCGAAGTGGCTGCGGCGGCTGACGTTGACGATGGCTACGTACCGTTCGACGGCATCGCACTGACCGACACATTCCAGCTCAACGAGACTGACGGCCAGTTGGAAGCGACAGGAATCTTTCCGGAGAACCATGCTCGCGTGGTTCGGCAGAAAAACCAAGGCATCCGTGTCATCGTCATGAACCCGCCATATTCGACGGGCCAGACCAGTGCGAACGACAACAATCAAAACCAGAAATATCCGGTGCTTGATGCGAGCATTGCAGATAGCTATGGCGCATCGTCTACCGCTACCAACAAGAACAGCCTCTACGACTCCTACATCCGTGGCATCCGTTGGGCTACCAACCGCATCAAAGACAATGGCGTCATTGCCTTCGTCTCCAATGGCTCATTCATCGACAGCAACACCGCGGACGGTATCCGCAAGACTCTTGCAGAAGATTTCAGCCGAATCTTCATCTACAACCTGAGAGGTAATCAGCGAACCACGGGAGAGCTGTCGCGGAGAGAAGGTGGGAAAGTGTTCGGTAGCGGCTCGCGGACACCGGTCGCAATCGCAATTTTAATCAAGAATGCGAACCATGACGGTCCAGCGGATATTCAATACCGCGACATCGGCGATTACCTGACCCGTGAACAGAAGCTTGACATACTTGAGAATGAACGGTCTCTCGAAGGTACTGCTTGGGACAGTATTGAGCCAAACGGTTCAGGGGACTGGGTAAACCACCGTGATCAGAATTTTGTGAAGCTTCAGCCGTTGGGCGACAAGACCAAGAAATCACTGGCGGAAGTTCCTCCTTTATTTGACAACTTCTCCAGGGGGCTTGCGACGAGCCGCGACGCATGGTGCTATAGCTTCTCCCCTGAATCAGTTGAGAAGAATATGAAGGAAATGATTGCAAACTATGAGGTTCAGCGACTGTCGGAGAGCCGGGAACCCGCGATGGACCCCACGAAAGTCAGCTGGAACCGGGGGCTACTGAAGGATCTTTCGAGGGACATAGAGCACTCTTTTGTGCCAGACGCGTTGCGCCGGTGCATGTATCGGCCGTTCACTAGAGAATTCGTGTATTTTGAGCGAGGCATGAACGACATGGTCTACCAGATGCCCAAGATATTCCCGACGATAGACCTGCCAAACGAGGGCTTCTACATGACAGGCATCGGTGCAAAGAAACCTTTTGGCATCCTTATGACCGATGCAATACCCGACCTGAATCTCTGGGGGAGCGAAGGCGGACAGTATTTCCCTCGGTACACTTACGAGCCCATCCCGGAGGGAGAGTTTCCGATGCCCGCGGAGGGAGAGGAAATCATTGAGGACTATATCCGCCGGGAAAACATTGCTGACGCCACCCTCTCGACGTACCGCAGCTTCTATGAAGATTCCTCCATCACCAAGGAGGACATCTTCTACTACGTCTACGGTTTGCTTCACTCTCCGACGTACAAGGAGACGTACAAGGCTGACCTGATGAAGATGCTGCCGCGGATCCCGAAGGTCAAGGACTTTTGGGGGTTCAGTACGGCTGGACGGGCCTTGGCTGACCTGCATCTGAATTACGAGACTGTGGCGCCGGCAGAGTTGACCGAAGCACGCAGGACCGAACCGCCGTCAGATGTCGAGGCGCAGTACGACTACTGCCGCGTGCAGAAGCTGTCCTGGGGTGCCCGCAAGGATCGGTCCCGGATCGTGTTCAACTCCAACATCACGCTGGAAGATATTCCAGCCGAGACGCTGGACTACCAGGTGAACGGCAAGTCAGCCATTGAGTGGATCATCGATCGGTATCAGGTGACCACTCACAAGGATTCTCAGATCGTCAATGACCCCAACGACTACTGCCGAGAGGTCAACGATCCTCGCTACGTCATCGACCTCATCAAGCGCATCGTCACGGTTTCCGTGGAGACCAACAAGATTGTGGCCGGGCTGCCGGCACTAGAGATTGTGGAGTAA